Proteins from a genomic interval of Croceicoccus naphthovorans:
- a CDS encoding hybrid sensor histidine kinase/response regulator: MLGPIRESSVRSLPDWAMIATAVLASAVAIQLMTELWELTLAYAGALIVFIVVLRSAMKRAPDDAEAKLAAPDWSVTVAAIERPDVATVITERSGKVVCANSRYGEWFGFYNIPPQLALDEDSQERLARTAREAWRKGEASTDALVGTSGRWHAVLRRAGRGQNYLVWELAPVETVDLAARLVRQLDDKLGRALGIAGIHAVAVSANGEILGTNGEFARRAAGEIPANLVGREFVEYLTADEYDRIFYAREGTSGDDLRLIHLPIVDPDIIDQKQSGEPPVLFLIIEGGLSSGNSAALPEIESLLALLPLGLAMTDREGRFLFANKAFRRAAGLETHGEIPPYPSDLVVREDKGALADSIRRHAAGTPSSGAMPVRLHSTPDDPVALSLAGVRGLGEAAVLLSLKDTTEETRLKRQVAQATKMQAVGQLAGGVAHDFNNVLTAIIGYCDLMLLRHAPGDSDYDDIQQIKANSNRAASLTRQLLAFSRQQTLRPQVLQLPDIVSEVSALLKRLIGEKIRLEVKHDRALGAVRADPQQLEQVIVNLAVNARDAMLSQGDSGTLTISTRKVSARDVRALKNEILPPGNYTALIVEDTGEGIPADNIGKIFEPFYSTKETGKGTGLGLSTVYGIVKQSDGFIFAESEPGQGARFTVYLPVHVPVPGEIVTQAKIETEPRAAFGGTGRILLVEDEDTVRAVAERALVRQGYTVTAASDGEEGLEVIRAGGEFDLIISDVVMPTMDGPAMAREIRKIKPDLPILFMSGYAEEQLRREIDIASMYFLPKPFSVAQIGEKVAGVLGAARG, encoded by the coding sequence ATGCTGGGACCCATTCGCGAGAGCTCGGTCCGTAGCCTGCCCGATTGGGCGATGATCGCGACGGCTGTTCTGGCCAGCGCCGTGGCGATCCAGCTGATGACCGAATTGTGGGAGCTGACGCTTGCTTACGCCGGTGCGCTGATCGTCTTTATCGTCGTGCTGCGCAGTGCGATGAAGCGAGCGCCCGACGACGCGGAGGCCAAGCTGGCCGCGCCGGACTGGTCAGTGACGGTTGCAGCCATCGAGCGACCCGATGTCGCGACCGTGATTACCGAGCGCTCCGGCAAGGTTGTTTGTGCCAACAGCCGTTATGGAGAGTGGTTCGGGTTCTACAACATCCCGCCGCAACTGGCGTTGGATGAGGACTCGCAAGAGCGCCTTGCGCGCACTGCCCGTGAAGCCTGGCGCAAGGGTGAGGCCAGCACCGATGCGCTCGTCGGCACAAGCGGTCGCTGGCATGCTGTTCTGCGGCGGGCGGGGCGTGGGCAGAACTACCTCGTTTGGGAACTTGCCCCTGTCGAGACGGTCGATCTGGCCGCCCGCCTGGTGCGGCAGCTGGATGACAAGCTGGGGCGCGCACTGGGCATCGCGGGTATCCATGCCGTGGCGGTTAGCGCGAATGGTGAAATTCTTGGTACGAATGGCGAATTTGCGCGTCGTGCCGCCGGGGAAATTCCCGCCAATCTGGTGGGCCGCGAGTTCGTGGAGTACCTGACCGCCGACGAGTACGACCGCATCTTTTACGCGCGTGAGGGGACCAGTGGCGACGATCTGCGCCTGATCCACTTGCCGATCGTCGATCCCGATATCATCGACCAAAAGCAGTCTGGCGAGCCGCCGGTCCTGTTTCTGATCATCGAGGGCGGCTTGAGTTCCGGCAATTCGGCAGCCCTGCCAGAGATCGAGAGTTTGTTGGCTCTCCTGCCGCTCGGCCTTGCGATGACCGACCGTGAGGGCAGGTTCCTGTTTGCTAACAAAGCCTTCCGCAGGGCTGCCGGTCTGGAAACGCACGGCGAAATTCCGCCCTATCCGTCCGACCTTGTCGTTCGTGAAGACAAGGGCGCGTTGGCCGATTCGATCCGACGCCATGCAGCGGGGACACCCAGTTCTGGCGCGATGCCGGTGCGTCTGCACTCCACGCCGGACGATCCGGTGGCGCTTAGCCTTGCTGGCGTTCGCGGGCTTGGCGAAGCCGCCGTTCTGCTCAGCCTGAAGGACACGACGGAAGAAACTCGCCTTAAACGTCAGGTAGCGCAGGCAACCAAGATGCAGGCGGTGGGCCAGTTGGCGGGCGGCGTTGCGCACGACTTTAACAACGTGTTGACGGCGATCATCGGTTATTGCGACTTGATGTTGTTGCGCCATGCCCCGGGCGACAGCGATTACGACGACATTCAGCAGATCAAGGCGAACTCGAACCGTGCGGCGTCGCTTACCCGGCAATTGTTGGCGTTTTCGCGCCAACAGACCCTGCGGCCACAAGTGCTGCAATTGCCCGATATCGTGTCCGAGGTTTCGGCGCTTCTGAAGCGGTTGATTGGCGAGAAAATCCGGCTTGAGGTAAAGCACGACCGCGCGCTTGGCGCCGTTCGTGCTGACCCGCAGCAGTTGGAGCAGGTTATCGTAAACCTAGCCGTAAATGCGCGCGATGCGATGTTGTCGCAAGGGGATAGCGGCACGCTGACCATCTCGACACGTAAAGTTTCTGCACGCGATGTGCGGGCGCTCAAGAACGAAATCCTGCCGCCGGGCAATTATACCGCGCTGATCGTCGAGGATACGGGTGAGGGCATTCCCGCCGACAATATCGGCAAGATCTTCGAGCCGTTCTATTCGACCAAGGAAACCGGCAAGGGTACCGGGCTTGGCCTGTCCACAGTCTACGGCATCGTGAAGCAGTCCGACGGGTTCATTTTTGCCGAAAGCGAGCCGGGACAGGGTGCGCGGTTCACGGTCTACCTGCCGGTCCACGTGCCGGTGCCAGGTGAGATCGTTACGCAAGCCAAGATCGAAACCGAGCCCCGTGCGGCGTTTGGCGGCACCGGTCGCATCCTGTTGGTCGAGGACGAGGATACCGTCCGTGCAGTGGCCGAACGGGCGCTGGTGCGACAGGGTTACACGGTAACGGCCGCTTCGGACGGCGAAGAGGGGCTTGAGGTCATTCGCGCAGGTGGCGAGTTCGACCTGATCATTAGCGACGTGGTGATGCCGACGATGGACGGCCCCGCGATGGCGCGCGAGATTCGCAAGATCAAACCTGATCTGCCGATCCTGTTCATGTCCGGCTATGCCGAGGAACAGCTGCGGCGCGAAATCGATATTGCGTCCATGTATTTCCTGCCAAAGCCTTTTTCTGTCGCACAGATCGGGGAAAAGGTCGCTGGGGTGCTGGGCGCGGCACGCGGATAG
- the greB gene encoding transcription elongation factor GreB, giving the protein MSDVAKVKGNPITPAGYAAMRARYDVLLGEERPKIVDIVSWAAGNGDRSENGDYIYGRKRLREIDRELAHLSRRMKSARVVDPADQPDKGRVFFGAKVTIADEDDEHRTVTIVGDDEADASVSRIGWGSPLARALRGAAAGDLRTVRLPSGEKEWEIMDISYD; this is encoded by the coding sequence ATGAGCGACGTTGCGAAAGTTAAAGGCAATCCGATTACGCCAGCGGGCTATGCCGCGATGCGTGCGCGTTACGACGTGCTGCTTGGCGAAGAGCGTCCGAAGATCGTCGACATCGTCAGCTGGGCCGCCGGAAACGGCGACCGGAGCGAGAACGGCGATTACATCTACGGGCGCAAACGGCTTCGCGAAATCGATCGCGAATTGGCGCACCTGTCGCGTCGGATGAAATCAGCACGTGTCGTCGATCCGGCGGACCAGCCGGACAAGGGACGCGTCTTCTTCGGGGCTAAAGTAACAATTGCCGATGAGGACGACGAACATCGCACCGTAACTATTGTCGGTGACGACGAGGCCGATGCCAGCGTATCCCGAATTGGATGGGGCTCTCCCCTCGCCCGCGCGCTACGCGGTGCTGCGGCTGGCGACTTGCGCACCGTAAGATTGCCAAGCGGTGAGAAAGAGTGGGAAATCATGGATATCTCCTATGATTAG
- the alaS gene encoding alanine--tRNA ligase translates to MTSTNDIRASFLDYFGKAGHEKVHSAPLVPYNDPTLMFVNAGMVPFKNVFTGLETRDPPRATSSQKCVRAGGKHNDLDNVGYTARHHTFFEMLGNFSFGDYFKEQAIEHAWTLLTKEWGIPAEKLTTTVYYTDDEAFDLWKKIAGLPDHKIIRIPTSDNFWSMGDTGPCGPCSEIFYDHGDHIFGGPPGSPDEDGDRFIEIWNLVFMQFEQKADGLREPLPKPSIDTGMGLERIAAVMQGVHDNYDIDTFRALIEASESLTGVKAEGGNKASHRVIADHLRSTSFLLADGVLPSNEGRGYVLRRIMRRAMRHAHLLGASEPLMHRLVPALVTEMGQAYPGLTRAQALIEEVLEREETRFRQTLDKGLKLLDEATGDMANGDELPGETAFKLYDTYGFPYDLTEDALRSRGIGVDREGFDMAMAQQKAAARAAWKGSGDAASGEIWFDIAEREGATEFTGYSSTEGEGTVVALLVDGVETQSAEAGQDVVVLTNQTPFYGESGGQAGDCGSITAPSGLVIKIGDTAKPLGRLHAMQGTVEAGAIAVGETVHLSVDAEQRDAIRANHSATHLLHAALRNRLGEHVTQKGSLVAADRLRFDFSHPKALTDEDIRAIEAEVNAEIRGNEPVATRLMSPDDAIEAGAMALFGEKYGDEVRVLSMGRKADGGRNYSVELCGGTHVNALGDISVFRIVSESAVSSGVRRIEALTGEAARQWLVGREDALKAIAGIMKAAPDEVAGRVAALIDERKKLDRELAEAKKALALAGATGGGAAAAPTDEEVGGVAFAGQVLDGMDPKELRGLLDEAKKRLGSGVAAIAAVNDGRAAFAVAVTDDLTERFSAVDLVRKGVEALGGKGGGGRADMAQGGGPDGSKADDAIAAVKEALAG, encoded by the coding sequence ATGACTTCGACGAACGACATCAGGGCCTCATTCCTCGACTATTTTGGGAAGGCCGGACACGAAAAAGTGCATTCGGCTCCGCTGGTGCCCTACAACGATCCCACGCTCATGTTCGTGAACGCGGGCATGGTGCCGTTCAAGAACGTTTTTACCGGACTGGAAACGCGCGATCCGCCGCGCGCAACCTCTTCGCAAAAGTGCGTTCGCGCCGGTGGTAAGCACAACGATCTCGACAACGTCGGCTATACCGCGCGGCATCACACATTTTTCGAGATGCTGGGCAACTTTTCGTTCGGCGACTATTTCAAGGAACAGGCGATAGAACATGCCTGGACGCTTCTCACCAAAGAGTGGGGCATTCCTGCAGAGAAGCTGACGACAACCGTCTATTACACCGATGACGAGGCATTCGATCTCTGGAAAAAGATCGCGGGTCTTCCGGATCACAAGATCATCCGCATTCCGACTTCGGATAACTTCTGGTCTATGGGCGATACCGGACCGTGCGGACCGTGCAGCGAGATTTTCTACGATCATGGGGATCACATCTTTGGCGGCCCTCCGGGATCGCCGGACGAGGATGGCGATCGTTTTATCGAGATCTGGAACCTCGTCTTCATGCAGTTCGAACAGAAGGCCGACGGTTTGCGTGAACCGCTTCCCAAGCCCTCGATCGATACGGGCATGGGCCTCGAACGCATCGCTGCGGTCATGCAGGGCGTTCACGACAACTACGACATCGATACATTCCGCGCCCTGATCGAGGCTTCGGAAAGTTTGACGGGTGTGAAGGCCGAGGGTGGCAATAAGGCCAGCCACCGTGTCATTGCCGATCACTTGCGTTCGACCAGCTTCCTACTCGCCGATGGTGTGCTGCCGTCGAACGAAGGGCGCGGTTACGTGCTGCGTCGCATCATGCGCCGCGCCATGCGGCATGCACATCTGTTGGGTGCGAGCGAGCCGTTGATGCACCGCCTAGTCCCCGCGCTGGTGACCGAGATGGGGCAGGCGTATCCTGGCCTTACCCGTGCCCAAGCACTGATCGAAGAAGTGCTGGAGCGTGAGGAAACCCGCTTTCGCCAGACCCTCGACAAGGGCCTCAAGCTCCTTGATGAAGCTACCGGCGACATGGCCAATGGCGACGAGCTACCGGGCGAGACCGCCTTCAAGCTCTACGACACGTATGGCTTCCCTTACGATCTGACCGAAGATGCTTTGCGCTCGCGCGGTATTGGCGTTGATCGTGAGGGCTTCGACATGGCGATGGCGCAGCAGAAGGCTGCTGCCCGTGCCGCGTGGAAGGGCAGCGGTGATGCGGCATCCGGCGAGATCTGGTTCGACATTGCAGAACGTGAAGGCGCGACCGAATTCACCGGTTACTCCTCCACCGAAGGCGAGGGCACAGTCGTCGCGCTGCTGGTCGATGGGGTGGAAACCCAATCTGCGGAAGCGGGGCAGGACGTCGTTGTGCTGACCAACCAGACGCCTTTTTATGGCGAAAGTGGCGGGCAGGCCGGTGACTGCGGATCGATCACCGCGCCAAGCGGGCTTGTCATCAAGATCGGCGATACGGCAAAGCCTCTCGGCCGCCTTCACGCGATGCAGGGAACGGTTGAGGCGGGCGCGATTGCCGTTGGTGAAACAGTTCACTTGTCCGTCGATGCGGAGCAGCGCGACGCCATCCGTGCGAACCACTCGGCGACGCACCTGCTCCATGCGGCCCTTCGCAATCGGCTTGGCGAGCATGTGACACAAAAGGGGTCGCTGGTAGCGGCTGATCGTCTGCGTTTCGACTTCTCGCACCCCAAGGCGCTGACCGATGAAGATATTCGCGCCATCGAAGCGGAAGTGAATGCCGAAATTCGCGGAAACGAACCGGTTGCAACGCGTCTGATGAGTCCCGACGATGCGATCGAGGCGGGGGCTATGGCTCTTTTCGGCGAGAAATACGGCGACGAGGTTCGCGTGCTGTCGATGGGGCGCAAGGCGGATGGCGGTCGCAACTATTCGGTCGAACTTTGCGGCGGCACGCACGTTAATGCACTGGGCGACATCTCGGTATTTCGCATTGTGTCGGAAAGCGCCGTTTCGTCTGGCGTGCGCCGGATCGAGGCTCTGACCGGCGAAGCTGCGCGCCAGTGGCTTGTTGGGCGCGAAGATGCCTTGAAGGCCATTGCCGGCATCATGAAAGCCGCGCCGGATGAGGTTGCGGGCCGTGTCGCGGCGCTTATCGACGAGCGCAAGAAGCTGGATCGCGAACTGGCCGAGGCCAAGAAGGCGCTGGCGCTCGCCGGTGCGACCGGTGGCGGCGCGGCTGCTGCGCCTACGGACGAAGAGGTTGGCGGTGTCGCTTTCGCGGGGCAGGTGCTGGACGGCATGGATCCCAAGGAATTGCGCGGTTTGCTGGACGAGGCGAAAAAGCGACTCGGTTCCGGCGTCGCGGCGATTGCGGCGGTGAACGACGGTCGTGCGGCTTTTGCCGTGGCCGTAACCGACGACCTGACAGAGCGGTTCAGCGCGGTCGACCTTGTCCGCAAGGGTGTTGAGGCACTGGGCGGCAAGGGCGGCGGCGGCCGGGCCGACATGGCGCAGGGCGGTGGTCCGGATGGGTCCAAGGCCGATGATGCCATTGCTGCGGTGAAGGAAGCGCTGGCGGGCTGA
- the recA gene encoding recombinase RecA: MAANLKLVDKENNVDRQKALDAALAQIDRAFGKGSAMKLGSREAIEIESISTGSLGLDIALGIGGLPRGRIVEIYGPESSGKTTLALHVIAEAQKNGGAVAFVDAEHALDPGYAKKLGVDIDELIVSQPDTGEQALEITDTLVRSNAIDVLVVDSVAALVPRAEIEGEMGDSHVGLQARLMSQALRKLTGSINRSRCMVIFINQVRMKIGVMYGNPETTTGGNALKFYASVRLDIRRTGQIKERDEVVGNATRVKVVKNKVAAPFKQVEFDIMYGEGISKIGEILDLGVKAGIVEKSGAWFSYDSVRIGQGRENAKTFLKENPEMCAKLEAAIRGKTDEVAEEMMVGPSGDEE; the protein is encoded by the coding sequence ATGGCTGCGAACCTGAAGCTGGTGGACAAGGAAAACAACGTGGATCGGCAAAAAGCGCTCGATGCGGCGCTCGCACAAATCGACCGGGCCTTCGGCAAGGGCTCGGCCATGAAACTCGGCAGCCGTGAGGCGATCGAGATCGAATCGATTTCAACCGGATCGCTCGGGCTGGATATCGCGCTTGGCATCGGCGGCTTGCCGCGCGGGCGCATCGTGGAAATCTACGGGCCGGAAAGCTCGGGCAAGACGACGCTTGCGCTGCACGTGATAGCCGAAGCGCAGAAGAACGGTGGCGCCGTCGCTTTCGTCGATGCGGAACACGCGCTCGACCCCGGGTATGCGAAGAAGCTTGGCGTCGACATTGATGAACTAATCGTATCTCAGCCAGATACGGGCGAGCAGGCGCTGGAGATTACGGATACGCTGGTTCGCTCGAACGCTATCGATGTATTGGTCGTCGATTCGGTCGCGGCGCTGGTGCCCCGTGCCGAGATCGAGGGCGAGATGGGCGACAGCCACGTGGGTCTGCAGGCTCGCTTGATGAGCCAGGCTCTGCGCAAGCTGACCGGTTCGATTAACCGTTCGCGGTGCATGGTGATCTTCATCAACCAGGTGCGCATGAAGATCGGCGTGATGTACGGTAATCCGGAGACGACGACGGGCGGCAACGCGCTTAAGTTCTACGCTTCGGTCCGCCTCGACATTCGCCGCACCGGCCAAATCAAGGAGCGCGACGAGGTTGTTGGCAACGCAACCCGCGTGAAGGTGGTGAAGAACAAAGTCGCCGCACCGTTCAAGCAGGTCGAATTCGACATCATGTACGGTGAGGGTATCTCGAAGATCGGCGAAATTCTCGACCTCGGCGTCAAGGCGGGTATCGTCGAGAAGTCGGGCGCTTGGTTCAGCTACGATTCGGTTCGCATCGGGCAGGGTCGTGAGAATGCCAAGACCTTCCTCAAGGAAAACCCCGAGATGTGCGCCAAGCTGGAAGCGGCTATTCGCGGAAAGACCGACGAGGTTGCCGAGGAAATGATGGTTGGTCCAAGCGGCGACGAAGAGTGA
- the smpB gene encoding SsrA-binding protein SmpB, translated as MARPKPATFEKVKTVAENRRARFDYFIEDTFEAGIALTGTEVKSLRSGEGSIAESYAEVRDGQVWLVNANVPEFSHGNRFNHEPKRPRKLLLHQREIEKLFGAVERKGMTLVPLSVYFNGKGRAKVELALAKGKQTHDKRATIKDRDWKRDKARLLRENG; from the coding sequence ATGGCCAGACCGAAGCCCGCCACGTTTGAGAAAGTAAAGACCGTCGCCGAGAACCGGCGAGCGCGGTTCGATTACTTTATCGAGGATACGTTCGAAGCAGGAATCGCGCTGACGGGCACCGAGGTAAAGTCGTTGCGGTCGGGTGAAGGATCTATTGCCGAATCCTATGCCGAGGTTCGCGATGGACAGGTCTGGCTGGTAAATGCCAACGTTCCCGAATTCAGCCACGGCAACCGCTTTAATCATGAGCCGAAGCGGCCGCGCAAGCTGCTGCTGCATCAGCGTGAGATCGAGAAGCTTTTCGGCGCGGTAGAGCGCAAGGGTATGACGCTTGTGCCCCTGTCGGTCTATTTCAACGGCAAGGGGCGAGCCAAGGTCGAGCTGGCGTTGGCCAAGGGCAAGCAGACCCACGATAAGCGCGCCACCATCAAGGACCGCGACTGGAAGCGGGACAAGGCGCGCCTGTTGCGCGAAAACGGCTGA
- a CDS encoding lytic transglycosylase domain-containing protein, whose product MRRTGLLKAGLATTAALGCVFALPAAAQEGDAQAQTFGQIEWNPSDWDKARMRSLAARPGPMTYAVTRWNQLIEQRSGSFEEYAGFISQYPGFPRQDYLQGKAEAAMADTYVDPARMVAFFDKYPPISNTARAQYALALRAVGRPEAATVAHEAWRGGTMSPTAEATILSMFGNRFTEADHVARMDELLWQADLAAAQRQISQVRGSSRALLMARLSAAQGQDPATIGLTVPANANSDPGYLYNRARQLRTSGQNMAARGLIANAPALSSLPSDQRAFVTEMRMQASDALAIGDVGTAVRIGKRALQAFGPKDDVSQMSSGIRDEFEKLFYPVGEAALKRGDAASAAAMFEAYGASQRTAPARTKGFYFAGLAADKANLQSVAKRNYEAAAAYPDQFYGQLAHEKLGRALEVPTGVLPAPSMAARQAFNAQPLVQAAREVGRMGDWRTAVYFFRELGQQADSPEDWALIAGLARETGRRDLGVIAGREASTAQIYAFAPYAFPRIDVPTGTDRNWSMIHAISRQESQFATDAVSHAGARGLMQLMPGTAQEQAGKMYMSYSRDSLIGDPQYNMRLGSGYFARMMDVFGGSYPLAVAAYNAGPGNVGKWLRANGDPRTGAVDWVDWIEAIPFTETRRYVARVLENAAYYDALYPDAGNKSGDYPLSYYLGKRPGQ is encoded by the coding sequence ATGCGTCGCACAGGCCTTTTGAAGGCCGGTCTTGCCACAACTGCCGCGTTGGGGTGCGTTTTCGCCCTGCCCGCCGCCGCGCAGGAAGGTGATGCGCAGGCGCAGACGTTCGGCCAGATCGAATGGAACCCTTCGGATTGGGATAAAGCGCGGATGCGTTCGCTGGCGGCGCGTCCGGGGCCGATGACCTATGCCGTCACTCGCTGGAATCAGCTGATTGAACAGCGGAGCGGTTCTTTCGAGGAATATGCCGGGTTCATCAGCCAATATCCCGGCTTTCCTCGCCAAGATTACCTGCAGGGCAAGGCAGAGGCGGCGATGGCCGATACCTATGTCGATCCGGCTCGCATGGTGGCGTTTTTCGACAAGTACCCGCCGATCAGCAACACCGCCCGCGCGCAATATGCCTTGGCACTGCGCGCAGTCGGTCGCCCCGAAGCGGCAACCGTCGCGCACGAAGCTTGGCGCGGCGGAACCATGTCGCCCACAGCAGAGGCGACGATCCTGTCGATGTTCGGCAACCGCTTTACAGAGGCGGATCACGTCGCGCGCATGGACGAACTGCTGTGGCAGGCCGATCTTGCTGCTGCTCAGCGTCAGATATCGCAAGTTCGTGGGTCATCGCGCGCGTTGCTGATGGCACGGCTCTCGGCGGCGCAGGGGCAGGACCCGGCGACGATTGGGCTGACGGTTCCAGCCAACGCCAATAGCGACCCCGGCTATCTCTACAATCGAGCCCGGCAGCTGCGCACAAGCGGTCAAAACATGGCCGCGCGCGGATTGATCGCAAATGCTCCGGCCCTGTCCAGCTTGCCTTCGGACCAGCGCGCTTTCGTAACCGAGATGCGTATGCAGGCGAGCGATGCGTTGGCCATCGGCGATGTCGGCACGGCGGTGCGGATCGGCAAGCGCGCACTGCAGGCTTTCGGACCGAAAGACGACGTGTCGCAAATGTCGAGCGGCATTCGCGACGAGTTCGAAAAGCTGTTCTACCCGGTTGGCGAAGCCGCGCTGAAGCGTGGCGACGCGGCCAGCGCCGCCGCGATGTTCGAGGCATATGGTGCCTCGCAACGCACGGCCCCTGCCCGCACCAAGGGTTTCTATTTCGCCGGTCTTGCCGCTGACAAGGCGAACCTTCAGTCGGTCGCAAAACGCAATTACGAGGCGGCGGCCGCCTATCCCGACCAGTTTTATGGCCAGCTCGCCCATGAAAAGCTGGGCCGCGCGCTAGAGGTGCCGACCGGCGTTCTTCCCGCGCCTTCGATGGCGGCGCGTCAAGCATTCAATGCGCAGCCACTCGTACAAGCTGCTCGCGAAGTTGGGCGCATGGGTGATTGGCGCACCGCGGTCTATTTCTTCCGCGAACTGGGCCAGCAGGCCGATTCGCCGGAAGATTGGGCGTTGATTGCAGGGTTGGCGCGCGAAACGGGTCGCCGTGACCTTGGCGTTATCGCGGGACGCGAAGCATCTACCGCGCAGATATATGCCTTTGCACCCTATGCTTTCCCGCGAATCGACGTTCCGACCGGCACCGATCGCAATTGGTCGATGATTCACGCGATCAGCCGTCAGGAAAGCCAGTTCGCCACCGATGCAGTCAGCCATGCCGGTGCGCGCGGGCTCATGCAATTGATGCCGGGCACCGCGCAGGAACAGGCGGGCAAGATGTACATGAGCTACAGCCGGGACTCGCTGATTGGCGACCCGCAGTACAACATGCGCCTCGGCTCGGGCTATTTCGCGCGGATGATGGACGTGTTTGGCGGATCCTATCCGCTGGCGGTCGCGGCCTATAACGCCGGGCCGGGCAACGTGGGCAAATGGCTGCGCGCGAATGGCGATCCGCGCACCGGTGCGGTCGACTGGGTTGATTGGATAGAGGCGATTCCGTTTACCGAGACGCGGCGCTATGTCGCGCGCGTGCTGGAAAATGCGGCTTATTATGATGCTCTTTACCCCGATGCGGGCAACAAAAGCGGCGACTATCCGCTGAGCTATTACCTCGGGAAACGACCTGGCCAATGA
- a CDS encoding DUF2062 domain-containing protein translates to MPTREQMEQNRFIRPYAHRVLRSELWRFTRRSVPRGVALGIAAGIIIPLGQIFVAALLALPFRANVPVAATTTFITNPATIPFVWWFANWLGSTLLRVDEVTIIAPVSTAMQQTEFDKFLEWLTGETLVTAFGLVALASICSALGYLFSSWGWRWWVARKRKKIIRARRERLERARHAEGSA, encoded by the coding sequence ATGCCAACGCGGGAACAGATGGAGCAGAACCGCTTCATCCGTCCCTATGCACACCGCGTTTTGCGGTCCGAACTTTGGCGATTTACCCGCAGGTCGGTTCCGCGCGGGGTCGCCTTGGGTATAGCGGCGGGGATCATCATTCCGCTGGGCCAGATTTTTGTTGCCGCGCTTTTGGCTTTGCCTTTTCGGGCCAATGTTCCGGTTGCGGCCACGACAACTTTTATCACCAACCCCGCGACAATTCCCTTCGTCTGGTGGTTCGCGAACTGGCTGGGCAGCACATTGCTTCGCGTCGATGAGGTCACAATCATCGCCCCGGTCAGCACCGCGATGCAGCAGACCGAGTTCGACAAGTTTCTAGAATGGCTGACGGGCGAGACGCTCGTGACGGCGTTCGGTCTTGTCGCGCTGGCGTCGATCTGTAGCGCGCTCGGCTATCTGTTCTCGTCATGGGGCTGGCGTTGGTGGGTCGCGCGCAAGCGCAAGAAGATAATCCGGGCCCGCCGCGAACGGCTTGAACGCGCACGCCATGCAGAGGGCAGTGCCTGA
- the dapA gene encoding 4-hydroxy-tetrahydrodipicolinate synthase yields the protein MFSGSIPALVTPFRDGTVDEDAFRRLIDWQIENGSKALVPCGTTGEASTLTNAEHHRVIEICVEHTAGRVPVIAGCGSNDTANALMHMTFSKRYGATAALVVAPYYNRPSQAGLIAHFSHLAENCDLPIVLYNVPGRTVTDIEPETVCELAKRFPDRIVGIKDASGDLSRVVDHRMGIGPDFCQLSGDDELSLPANAAGAMGCISVTANVAPKLCAEFQQACVDNDFARAREINDRLYPLHYAMFEDASPAPCKYALSRVHDWMTDELRLPLVTCSDKAKAAVDAALEHAGLLEPA from the coding sequence ATGTTTTCAGGGTCGATACCAGCGCTTGTTACCCCGTTTCGCGATGGCACAGTCGATGAAGATGCGTTTCGCCGCCTGATCGACTGGCAGATCGAGAATGGGTCCAAAGCGCTCGTCCCCTGTGGAACGACGGGCGAGGCATCCACGCTGACCAATGCCGAGCATCATCGTGTAATCGAGATTTGTGTCGAACATACGGCAGGTCGCGTTCCGGTTATCGCCGGGTGCGGTTCGAACGATACGGCAAATGCGCTGATGCACATGACGTTTTCCAAGCGTTATGGCGCAACCGCGGCACTGGTCGTCGCTCCCTATTACAATAGGCCCAGCCAGGCCGGGCTGATCGCACATTTCTCGCATTTGGCCGAAAATTGCGATCTGCCGATCGTGCTTTACAACGTGCCAGGGCGGACGGTTACCGATATCGAGCCTGAAACGGTCTGCGAATTGGCGAAGCGCTTTCCGGATCGGATTGTCGGGATCAAGGACGCCAGCGGCGATTTGTCGCGCGTGGTCGATCATCGCATGGGCATCGGACCTGATTTTTGCCAGCTGTCAGGCGACGATGAGCTTTCGCTTCCGGCCAACGCGGCAGGCGCGATGGGCTGCATTTCGGTTACCGCAAATGTTGCGCCCAAACTGTGCGCGGAATTTCAGCAGGCTTGCGTCGACAACGATTTCGCGCGCGCGCGAGAGATTAACGATCGGCTTTATCCACTCCATTACGCCATGTTCGAGGATGCCAGCCCCGCGCCGTGCAAGTATGCGCTTAGTCGCGTGCACGATTGGATGACCGACGAACTGCGTCTGCCGCTGGTCACCTGTTCGGATAAGGCAAAGGCCGCCGTCGATGCGGCGCTGGAACATGCCGGGTTGCTGGAACCGGCTTGA